A region of the Methyloprofundus sedimenti genome:
TTACTTAGCCAGATGTCGATCAAGCTATCGCTGAACCCGAACACTCCCCTTATAGGCGCTGCTAATTATTTCTCTGATTAGCTATTTTTAAACTAAACCACGCATGCAAATATCTTGATGATCTGTTGTTTGTTTACGATGTATTAAGCAATGTAACTGACATTCCATTGAATAACTCTAGAAATAATCCTGATTACTTTACTGGCTTTAGGTAGATAAAGTCCGATCCGTCATGCTTTAAAAGTCGAAAAATACCAGGCAAAACGACTAACCCAATCAGCAGGGTTGCAGCGCCTAATGCGACTAATAGCAGACTAGCATGATTGGAAAATAACTTCATTCCTACACCATATGCAATTGCCGAAGCCAGAATAAAAATCCAGTTAAACCAGTTGACGGCCGCAAATACACGCCCTTTTTCACTGTGAGAAGGACGTGCCTGGATAAATGTTAGCAAAGGCACTGAAAAAAAACCGGCTGCTGCCCCCAGCAACAAAAACAAGCCAAAAGTTGCTGCGCGTACTGATGCAGCCGCTACTGGAATAATGTTAGCTACTGCCAATAACTGAGGCGAATCTTTGAGTTGATTAAAAGACTGGATATCTTCTGCAGTAGGGCTATATACTGGAATCAGCGACAAACTCAGAAGACATATAACCAGCATAATCAACGCCGGGATCACCAAACCTACACGTACTTTACCCATGGAAAAACGACCGACCAACACGCTCCCGATTGCGATACCCAGTGATGTAATGGCAACCATCATACTGGTTTCAAAATTACTCAAACCTAATTGAAAACGGCCAAATGCATTGATGGATGTCAAGGTCACACCGCCAACGAACCAGAACCATGAATACAGAAAAATAATTCTCATCAGTAACGGGTCGCCACGAAAAATACTGCTTAATGTCGGTAATACACTGATAAATGATTTAGCCGATAAACGCCTCTGAGCATCTGCAGGAGGATTCCGGGCAATGCCCAATGAAGTCAATGTTCCTAGCAGCGCAATAGCGACAGTAAGCAGTCCAGCCAGATACATCCGCCCAGAAAGCAGATCTGCAAGTATGCCCGCAACTGCCACACCGAATATTATCGCCAAAAATGTGGTCATTTGTGTCATCCCCGTTGCCGAGGCAAGATCATAGGGACGCACCAGTTCCGGAAGGCCGCCATATTTAGGCGGACCAAAAAAAGCACTTTGTGACCCTAGAAGAAAAGCTACACCAGCAAGCATGCAAAGATAAAAAGGGGCTTCTTTAGCATCTGAGCTACCGACAGTGATCATCAGGAATGCCCCTACACCCAGTAACGCAATAATGACCTCTGCAATCTTGCAAATAACCATCAAACGGCCTTTGCTAAAGCGATCAGAGAGATCGCCAGCCAGTCCCGAAAAGAGTAAAAAAGGCAATGCAAACAAAAACTGCACCACCGCCTGATACTCTACATCCGCCAAGGTATAGCCCACCCCTAATAACAAAACTAACTGTTTGAAAACATTATCGTTGAAGGCCCCTAGAGCCTGGGTACCCAGAAAGCTGAGAAATGACCTGTTTTTAAAAGGTAGCGCGGGCAAATCGTCCCGTTTAATTTGAGATGCTGGAGATATAAAGTCATGCTCAGCTAATACTTGCTTAGTCATTGTTATTGATTCCTTTACAGTCATGCGTATTAAATATGTTGAAATCAGTAAATCCAGAATATCCTTTCTGATTACGATTCAAAAATAAGTGTTTATTAGCGGACTTACGTCCATTCCTACTCATGTCTTGAATGTGTTTAATACTGAACGTATTTCCTAACAAATAAACCTATACTTCGATCTTAGTCCGGAGCATCAACAAGCAAGTCTACGCTAACTTGCATATTGGATAAACTAGCGCCGGCACCAAACTGATGAAACACTGATACATCAGCAGCATCGCGCCCATATGCAATGGCTACTCGGCCACCATGAATCACATTTTGTGTTGGATCAAAGGTATACCAGCGGTCACCCACATAGGCTTCGAACCATGCGTGCATGTCCATAGGCTGAAGACCATAAAGATAGCCTACAACCAAACGAGCAGGGATACTAATACTGCGGCACAACGCTATGCCCAGATGCGCTAAATCGCGACATACACCTTCGCAACGAACATTAACCTCTTGCGCAGAAATAGGTAGATTACTCGAACCAGGCGTATAGC
Encoded here:
- a CDS encoding MFS transporter, giving the protein MTKQVLAEHDFISPASQIKRDDLPALPFKNRSFLSFLGTQALGAFNDNVFKQLVLLLGVGYTLADVEYQAVVQFLFALPFLLFSGLAGDLSDRFSKGRLMVICKIAEVIIALLGVGAFLMITVGSSDAKEAPFYLCMLAGVAFLLGSQSAFFGPPKYGGLPELVRPYDLASATGMTQMTTFLAIIFGVAVAGILADLLSGRMYLAGLLTVAIALLGTLTSLGIARNPPADAQRRLSAKSFISVLPTLSSIFRGDPLLMRIIFLYSWFWFVGGVTLTSINAFGRFQLGLSNFETSMMVAITSLGIAIGSVLVGRFSMGKVRVGLVIPALIMLVICLLSLSLIPVYSPTAEDIQSFNQLKDSPQLLAVANIIPVAAASVRAATFGLFLLLGAAAGFFSVPLLTFIQARPSHSEKGRVFAAVNWFNWIFILASAIAYGVGMKLFSNHASLLLVALGAATLLIGLVVLPGIFRLLKHDGSDFIYLKPVK